From the genome of Meriones unguiculatus strain TT.TT164.6M chromosome 17, Bangor_MerUng_6.1, whole genome shotgun sequence:
gcctgcctctgcctccccgagtgggggtgggatggggggatGAGGACTCGGGTGCGAACCCGGCTGGAGCCGCCAGCGCTCAGggtgggtggctcacagccacaggTACCTCCCGTTCCGGGGGGTCTGACGCCCCCTTCTGGCACtggtgggcactgcacacacgtgATGTGCAAAATACACGGATTCACCTGGAACTAaaaagtaataatttaaaaaattaacccttaaaagcaaacaaatgggCAGTGGTGTcagcagaggcgggcagatctctggattcgagggcagcctggtctacagagtgagttccaggacggccagggctgaACAGAGAGACCCGGTTTTGACAAACAAAAAAGCTCCCTCAGAGGCGGTCTCCCAACAAAGCCGGAAACCAACAGCGGCCTCGGCTCCTACAGTGCGGGGTGGGCGCGACTAGGCCGGAGCTAGCCCGTTTCTTTCAAAGTTCCAACCTAAAGAGTGGACAAGGCCAAAGCGGGCGGCTCCGGGCGTGGTGGGCGCGGCGAGCAGGGGCGTGGCTAAGCCTCGGCCTGACTAGCAGGCGGGGTAACGCAGCGGAGTGGAGGGGCGTGACCGGGGGTGTGACGGACAGGGTGGGCGTGGTCAAGCTGGGGCTGTGCGGGGTGGGCCCAGCTCCCTGCGGGAGCTCTTCCCGGGCTCGCGGCGTGCTGCGGAAGGTGGGCACGGCCGGAGCGCCCTGCCCACCCGCCTTCTCCCCCGGGCCCCCAGGCAGGTGCTGCGCGACCACAACTGCCTGCAGACGCTGCTGCAGCACCTCACGTCGCACAGCCTGACCATCGTGAGCAACGCGTGCGGCACCCTCTGGAACCTGTCGGCCCGCAGCCCGCGCGACCAGGAGCTGCTGTGGGACCTGGGGGCCGTGGGCATGCTGCGCAACCTGGTGCACTCCAAGCACAAGATGATCGCCATGGGCAGCGCCGCGGCCCTGCGGAACCTGCTGGCCCACCGGCCGGCCAAGTACCAGGCGGCGGCCGCGGCCGTGTCCCCCGGCAGCTGCGTGCCCAGCCTGTACGTCCGCAAGCAGCGGGCTCTGGAGGCCGAGCTGGACGCCCGGCACCTGGCGCACGCGCTGGGCCACCTGGAGAAGCAGGGCCTGCCCGAGGCGGAGGCCGCGACGAAGAAGGCCCCGCCGCCGCTGCGCCACCTCGACGGGCTGGTGCAGGACTACGCCTCGGACTCCGGCTGCTTCGACGACGACGACGCCCCGTCCCTGGCCGCCGCGGCTACCACGGCCGAGCCCGGCAGCCCGGCGGTGCTGTCCATGTTCCTGGGCGGCCCCTTCCTCCAGGGCCAGGCGCTGGCGCGCGCCCCCGCCGCCCGCCAGGGCGGCCTAGAGGCCGAGAAGGAGGCTGTGGGCGGGGAGGCGGCCGTGGCCGCCAAGGCCAAGGCCAAGCTGGCGCTGGCTGTGGCTCGGATCGACCGGCTGGTGGAGGACATCTCTGCCCTGCACACCTCCTCGGATGACAGCTTCAGCCTCAGCTCGGGGGACCCCGGGCAGGAGGCGCCGGCACCGAGGGAGGGCCGCGCCCAGTCGTGCTCTCCGTGCCGGGGCACCGAGGGCGGGCGGCGCGAGGCCGGCGGCCGGGCGCACCCTCTGCTGAGGCTCAAGGCGGCCCACACCAGCCTCTCCAACGACAGCCTCAACAGCGGTAGCACGAGCGATGGCTACTGTCCCCGGGAACACATGCGGCCCTGCCCACTGGCTGCGCTGGCCGAGCACCATGACGACCCCATGCGTGGGCAGGCTCGGCCTAGCCGGCTGGACCTGGACCTCCCCGGCCGGAGCGAGCCGCCTGCCCGGGACACGGCAGCCGCCCGCGTGCGCACCATCAAGCTGTCCCCCACCTATCAGCACGTGCCACTGCTGGACGGTGCCGCCGCCACCGGTGTCAGACCCCTTGCGGGCCCGGGAGCCTCCCCGGGGGCCCGGAAGCAGGCGTGGCTGCCTGCGGACAGCCTGAGCAAAGTCCCCGAGAAACTGGTGGCCCCCCCGCTGCCCGTGGCAAGCAGGGTGCTGCAGAAGCTGGTGGCCCAGGACGGGCCGCTGTCCCTTTCGCGGTGtagctctctgtcctctctgtcttcCGCCGGCCATGCTGGCCCCAGCCAGGCCGGGAACCTTGAGGACAGCGACTCGTCCCTGGAGGGGCTTGAGGAGGCTGGTCCCGGCGAGGCCGAGCTGGACGGGGCGTGGCGGGCATCGGGGTCCACCTCTCTGCCCGTGTCCATCCCAGCGCCCTGCCGGGGGCGCAGCCGGGGCCTCGGGGTGGAGGACGCCACGCCATCCAGCTCGTCGGAGAACTGCGTCCAGGAGACGCCCTTGGTCCTGAGCCGCTGTAGCTCCGTGAGCTCCCTGGGCAGCTTCGAGAGCCGCTCCATCGCCAGCTCCATCCCCAGCGACCCGTGCAGCGGGCTGGGCAGTGGCACAGTGAGTCCCAGCGAGCTGCCCGACAGCCCGGGGCAGACGATGCCACCGAGCCGCAGCAAGACGCCGCCGGCGCCTCCTGGCCAGCCCGAGACCAGCCAGTTCAGCCTGCAGTGGGAGAGCTACGTGAAACGCTTCCTGGACATCGCTGACTGTCGGGAGAGGTGCCAGCCGCCGTCGGAGCTGGACGCGGGCAGCGTGCGCTTCACGGTGGAGAAGCCGGACGAGAACTTCTCCTGCGCGTCCAGCCTCAGCGCGCTGGCCCTGCACGAGCTGTACGTCCAGAAGGACGTGGAGCTGCGCCTGAGGCCGCCGGCCTGCCCAGAGCGCGCGGCAGGCGGCAGCGGGCACCGCCGCAGGGACGAGGCCGGGGGCCGCCTGGACGGCCCGGCGCCCACTGGCCCTCGGGCTCGGTCGGCCGCCGAGAAAGAGCTGGAGGCGCTGCGTGAGTGTCTGGGGGCTGCCGTGCCCGCCAGGCTCCACAAGGTGGCCTCGGCCCTGGTGCCCGGCCGCCGCGCGCTGCCGGTCCCCGTGTACATGTTGGTGCCCGCCCCGGCTCCGGAGGAGGACGGCGGCACGGACTCCGCCGAGGGCACGCCCGTCAACTTCTCCAGCGCTGCCTCGCTCAGCGACGAGACCCTCCAGGGCCCCTCCAGGGACAAGCCAGGCGGGCCCGCAGACAGGCAGAAACCCACCGGCCGAGCCGCCCCCTCCAGGCAGGCCCGCGGGCACCGAGCTAAGGCAGCGGGCGCTGGCAAGAGCGCAGAGCCCGCCCGAGGGGCCGGCAGGAACCGGGCAGGTTTGGAGCTGCCCCTCAGCCGGCCGCAGAGCGCCCCGTCCAACAGGGATGGCGCGTGCCAGCCCCGGAGCCGCGGGGACGGGGCCCTGCAGTCCCTGTGCCTCACGACGCCCACGGAGGAAGCTGTGTACTGCTTCTACGACTCCGAGGAGGAGCCGCCGGCCGCCGCGCCGCCACCTCGGAGGGCGTCCGCCATCCCCCGGGCTCTGAAGCGTGAGAAAGCCGCGGGCAGGAAGGAGGCCCCAGCCAGGGCAGCGCAGCCCGCCGTCGCACCCGCGAGGGCGCAGCCCAGGCTGATCGTGGACGAGACGCCCCCCTGCTATTCCCTGACCTCCTCGGCTAGTTCCCTCAGCGAGCCCGAGGCCTCAGAGCAGCCGGCCGGCCACCCTCGGGCAGGCCGGGCGCAGGCAGCCGCCAGGGCCCCGGGCCTGGGCAGCAAACAGAACAGCTCTCCCAGCCCGAGGGCCGAGGAGAAACTGCTGCAGCGCTGTATCAGCTCGGCCCTGCCCAGGCGCCGCACCCAGGTCCCCGGCTCGAGGCGGCGCAAGCCCAGAGCTGCCCGGTCCGACGTGAGGCCCGCCGAGGTACCCCGAAAATGCCGTGAGGAGGTGCCTGGCTCCGACCCGGCCTCTGACTTAGACAGTGTGGAGTGGCAGGCCATCCAGGAGGGCGCAAACTCCATTGTCACGTGGCTGCACCAGGCAGCCGCCAAGACCAGTCTGGAGGCCTCCTCCGAGTCCGATTCCCTCCTGTCCCTGGTGTCCGGGCTGTCGGCAGGCTCCACCCTGCCGTCCTCCAAGCCCAGGAGAGGGCGGAAGCCTGCCACCGAGGCCGGGAGTGCCTGGCGTCCAGAGAAACGTGGCCCAGCCTCCACCAAGGTCGGCGGGAGCGCCCGGCTTCCCGGCGGCCCTGAGAAGGCCAGGGGTACCCAGAAAACGGCGGCCGGGGAGCCGGCCATGCTTCGGGGGCGGACGGTCATCTACGCGGCCAGCCCGGCCTCCCGGGCTCAGGCCAGAGGACTTTCTGGACCTTGTACGGCACCCAAGAAGACGGGGGCCTCGGGTGCCGCTCCGCCGGAAACTGCCACCAAGGCCCCCAGCCCCGCACAGCAGCGTTCGCGGAGCCTCCACCGACCCGGCAAGATCTCTGAACTGGCGGCCTTGAGCCACCCTCCGCGCAGCGCCACGCCTCCAGCCCGCCTGGCCAAGGCGCCATCCTCCAGCTCCTCACAGAGCTCGCCCGCGTCCCAGCCCCTGCCCAGGCGCTCCCCGCTGGCCACCCCAACGGCAGGGCCCCTGCCTGGCCCCGGAGGGTCCCCAGCGCCCAAGTCACCGGCCCGGGCCCTTCTGGCTAAGCAACACAAGACCCAGAAGTCACCAGTGCGGATCCCGTTCATGCAAAGGCCAGCCAGGCGAGGGCCACCGGCGCTGGCCATGCCGTCCCCAGAGCCGGGCCCCAGGGGCCGGGCCGGGGCCGAGGGCGCTTCCGGGGCGCGCGGCGGCCGCCTGGGCCTAGTGCGCGTGGCCTCCGCCCGCTCCAGCGGCAGCGAGTCCTCGGACCGCTCCGGCTTCCGGAGGCAGCTGACCTTCATCAAGGAATCCCCCGGCCTCCTCCGGCGCCGCAGGTCGGAGCTGGCCTCCCCGGCCTCCGCGGCCTCCCCGGCCTCCCCGGCCCCGGCCGCCTCGCCCCGCCGCGGCCGGCCCGCGCTCCCCGCCGTCTTCCTCTGCTCCTCTCGCTGTGAGGAGCTGCGGGCGTCTCCGCGGCGGCCCCCCGGCCCGCAGAGGTCCCCGCAGGCCAAGCCGGGGCTCGCCGCCCCGCGGGCGCCCCGGCGCACCAGCTCCGAGAGCCCCTCGCGCCTGCCCGTGCGCGCGGCCCCGGCGCGGCCCGAGACGGTCAAGCGCTACGCGTCGCTGCCGCACATCAGCGTGGGGCGCGGGCCGGACGGCACCGCCCCCGCCCCCGGCGGCCGGCCGGGCGCCCCTCGCCGGGGCAGCGACGGCGAGGCCAGGCCGCTGCCCAGGGTGGCCGCGCCGGGCACCACCTGGCGCCGCATCAGGGACGAGGACGTCCCGCACATCCTGCGCAGCACGCTGCCCGCCACGGCCCTGCCGCTCAGGAGCCCGTCGCCCCAGGACGGCCCCGCGGGCGCCCCGCCGCGCAAGACCAGCGACGCGGTGGTGCAGACGGAGGACGTGGCCGCCCCTAAGACCAACTCCAGCACGTCGCCCAGCCTGGAGAGCAGGGACCCCCCGCAGGCCCCGGCCGGCGGCCCCGCTGCTCCGCCGGGCAGCGACGTGGACGGTCCAGCCGTCGCCAAGCCACCCGCCTCCGCGCCCTTCAGCCACGAGGGCCTGAGCGTCGTCGCGGGGGGCTTCCCCACCAGCAGGCACGGCTCCCCCAGCAGGGCGGCCCGGGTCCCCCCTTTCAACTACGTGCCCAGCCCCATGGCGGTGGCCACGCCGGCCAGTGACTCGGCAGTGGAGAAAGCGCCTGTCACCTCTCCAGCCAGCCTCCAGGAGTAGGGGGCGTAGGCCGGCCTTCGGGAACATTCTCTCCTCGTCCTGTGACCCGTCACCCTGCGGGCCTGCTCGCCTGATGCTCCGAGGAGGCCCACCTCAGGCCCTCAGAGGCCCTGTTCCGCTCGCATCTCCGCACCTTAGAGCCAGCCCCTGCTTCCGCGCCTGGGGCTTGAgggaactggctatgtagactGGCAGCTGCGGGGCACGCACGGCGCCGTTTCCTGAGCTCGGCCTGGGAAGGGGGTGAACAGCCACGCTCCGAGGGTCACTAGCTGTGGGGCCCACGCAGGACCTGTCCCGGGCTGCTCCGGGTGGGAGGCTGGCCGCCGCCTCTAGGGAGATGACCGAGCTTGCCTGCCCAAGGTGGGGACAGGCTGGGAGCGGGGGAGAGCGGTGCGCCTCCTCTTGGCCGCGAGACCGCCTCCGCCCTGTAGGGTGGAAGCCTGTGGTTAGTGCCGGGGTAATCGGCTAACGACTCTGCCAGGCATGTTCGCTTTCTCAGAGGCGGCTGAGGAGCGCCGCGTGAGGGTTTGCAGCCATGCTGCTCACAGGGCACTCCTGGCCGCCGAGAGATCGCCGAGGGTGACCCTAGGGTGACGGACCCTAAGTCCCTTCACCGTCTGATGGGAGGGACTCTAACTCTGATGACTAGCCGGCTGCCGGCTGGCTGGGTCCTGGGCACGGAGGGAGTCAGGGAGAGCAGGCCCAGGCAGCTACCATCTGTGGGAAGGGGCAGGCCCATCTGTGGGAGCCTGGTCCTTCCCCGCTGTGTGTGATGCTAGATGTCAGGACCTGGGCAGATCCTCAGATCAGCCACAGCCTGGAATCAAAGTGGGGGTTGGAGACAAGGTGGGAAGGCTGGGGCTGGTGTGGAGAGCAGGAGTCAAGGTGGAGAGCGGGATACAGACCCAAGGTAGCCAGGCCTCCACCCCGGGACCCCGGGTAAAGCACTCCTTCCTACAAAGAGAGCCAGCAACCTCTCTCCTGTAGGACACCGGGCTGTGCTTTGCAAGGGGACCTGTAGCCGGGGCCACCTGAGGGAGTTCTCCCAGGGGACACAGTCCCTTCAGCGGGCCTCGAGGCCCTGCTCCGAGAggtgtttttctcttctgggacagggtttctctacgtagccctggctgtcctagactcgctttgtagcccaggctggccttgaactcacagcgatccacctgcctccgcctcctgagtgctgggatgtgccaccacaccgGGCTGAGAAGTGGTTTTGAAAACTAGGTGGAAGGCCCTGGAAGGACCCGTGGGCACCCGCTGCCCTCTCCTGCCAGCGCTTTTTATGGTGGGGAGCGGACAGACTCAGGCTTGCCACCGTGCATGGGTAGGCTGGCTGGGGACGCCGTGAGGGCGGACCATCCAGTGCTGTGCCCACCTATCTCGGACTATCCTCCCAGCGCTTTGAAATCCCACACAGCCCAAGGGAtgcctgttgctctccttgtcgcCTCCACTTCGGGGACCGCGTCACAGCAGGGACTCCGGCACTAACCGTTCACTCCCCGGACCTCGCCTGCCAGACAGGGCATGCTGGCCTGTGGGTGACTggcagggaggggacaggaaggcCTTCCTCACAACCAATCAAGGCGGCTCTGGGACGCCAACCCATTCCCACCATGCACCCAGGATGACCCCGCGCTAGGGCCATGGCGGTGGACACACTTCCAGCTGGGGTTGGGGGGCTGATCTGCATCTCTCTAGACCGAGCACCACGCACTGTGAGACCCTGGGGGGTACGTATGCTGCTCCATGCCTTGGTTTCCCCATGTGGGCCGTGGGGAGGACTCAGAGTGGAGCAGAGATGTCTGGGGCCACGGCACCAGCATGCAAGAGCcatccctcttctggccacctccTGTCCCATCAGCCTTGGGTCCAGCAGCCACATTTGCCTTCTCCAACCCACACAGTGGGGATGCAGACACAGAGCAACTACCAGCCCAGGGGAAGAGCTGGCATGGGGCAGCAGCCTCTGGAGCGCCCTTGGAGACTGAACAGGCAGGGGCTGCTGTCCTCCAGGCTGCCAGCGTCCATTGCAGACTAGCCACTGGGTGCCTGAACAGGGCAACACGCCCACCAGTTACCTCACCGTCTGTCCTGTCTGTCCCACGGCAGGGTCATGCCCTCGCTCACACCCGGTCAGCCTGTCCTCCGCTGCTGTCACCTCTCTGTCCTGTTCTACAGTGTCACACTTCTGTATATATTGATCCCAGCCCCGTGTAGACCCCTGGGAGGACACCAGCCTGGCTTCTGGTTCTCGTTCACATCTTTAATAAAGCGAGTCCCTCTGGGGTGCCCAAGGCTTTCATCTTCAACATGGgttctgcgggggggggggggggtccagaACTTTCTACGGCAGCTATGGTCCAAGCACACAAGGCATTTGTGTGGGCCTGAGCTCCCAGCTGGCTGGACACGGCGTCAGGTCTCCACATGCTGGAGCAGAACTTGATTCAGGGTCAGCCAAGCCACACCTGGCCATCTGCTCTCGGACACTGGCCAACGGTGGTAGAGGCAGGGACGGGACCCGGGAACCCAGGCTACACTAGTCAGGCCAAACAGGTCGGTGGCCACCAGGAATGGGGAATGGCAGGAATAACCTGGCCACACATGAAGGCCATTTTTAACACAGTCCCAGGCCGTTTGGGACTGAGACCTCGCGTAGGGTGGCCGACGCCTGAGGTGCGAGGGGGCCGGCATAGACGTGGGCCCCAGCGATCCAGTGTCCAGCTTAGGGGAGGTCCATGCTCAGGTATCAAACACCTTTGATCTTCCAGGAATAAAGCCCACCCACCCTAGCGTGGCACCTCACACAGGGGTCCAGTGAGTGCCCAGCTCTGCTTGCACCACAGGGAGCTGCAGGCATCCCTGAGCTGTCACCTGTCTTTGGGCTGCTCCCGTACCCCTCGACCCCCCAGAATGAAAACCCCCTTGCTGAGTCACCCAGCCCCAGGGAGAACAGGAAAGCCAGCAGGGCCTTGGAGGACCTAGCCAGGCTCGGGGAGGGGTTGCCAGTCCATTCTCTCAAGCAAGATGACTTCGCACGTACTGGTTGCTGGGCTTTGTGGATGGTGGGGATGGAGACTTTGGCTGCCCGGGGTGACATGGGGCAGCAGAACACACAGGTGACGTCCTGCCCACTATGGGGCAGACTAGCTCTGAGCCCCGACCTGCAGCCACGTCCTAGATGCAATCCGGGCTGGCGTCCCCATTAACAAGGAGGTGGCTATGTCCTCAAGTCCTATTACAAATTAGAGGCCACCAAGGACAGAAGAGGGAACAAACCCCAAGCCTGAAGAGTGGGCCACTGGGTCCCCTCAGTCCAGCGTTGCCACAGCAAGTGTTGACCCAGAGCCTTTGGCTGCCAGGTGCCCAGGCCTGGGCCGAGGGCATCCAGGATAGCTCTAGGTGGCGGCGGAGGTCAGCTGGCCAACATCCTGCTCCAGCCTGTGACCGGCTTGCCGAAGGTCATCAAACTTCTGCCTCAGTGCCTCCCCGGCCTGCCACAGCCTCTCATTCATGGCCACGTAGGCCCGGCTCTGCTGGTAGATCTGCTCCTGCTGGTTCTCGGCCCTCGGGGATGTGTCTGGGGGGTCTGGAAGGGAGAAACAGTGTCAGTACCCgcagccagcagccagccttACTTCACAGGTAGGGAGGAAGGGCTTCCAGACCAGGCATGGGGGCACAAGCCTGACACCCAGCAAtcaaggggctgaggcaggaggaccccaTCCTTGGGGACCCTTGGCCACACAGGGAgatggggccagcctgggctgtgacCTGTCTAAAGCCCTAGAAGATGGTCACAGTCACAGGCCTGGAAAACCCCAGGGTTTGGGGGGCACGGAGAGGACAGGGCCCCTCGGCCACCCCAGATTCTAGGGCAGAACTCTAGGAAATGCCCTGCACATATCGCTGCCCCCCAGATCTCCATGTAGGAGCAACTGGTtgtgggcttttcttttttttttttttctcccgttgaggcaaggtcttgaactcacagcaatcctcctgccccggACCCCTGGGTTAGCTTAAGTCACCAAGCTCGGCAGCACCTCGGCTTTGCTTATGATGACCCCACtctgcagagggagggaggaccagtgacaacaacaacaaaaaagagtcgGTCCTCAGTGCCTGGCTGCAATCGGTCAGCTTCCCATCTGCCTGGGACTCGGAGTTCCAGGTCCTCCTACCTTCTGGGGACAGGGCGGTGAAGACAGGATCGTGGGCGGATGCCCCTCGCACGTCCTCCAGGATCTGCTCCACCGTGGGAGGCGCGGGGCGCGTGGGCAGCACCACGCGTTTCTTGGCCTTGGAACTCATCTCGTAGGCCGGCGCGCGCTAACCGGAGGACCTCTCTCGGCTCGGCCCTCCCATCCCGCGAACTCCCTACGCACCCGTTACGGACGGACCTGTGCCGAGGTCCCTACCCGTCTCCTCTTCCCTCGACCTCCGCTCCAGGAACCGAGGCGGCCGCCACCACTTCCGCTTCCTGCTCGCGAGCCTCTACGTGCTTGCACTTCCGGTCTGCTGGAGCGCGGCTTCTTTGGAAACCCCTCCCCCGTCTTCCAGCGTCCCCCGGTGAGAGGAGGCGCGTGGGTCCGCGCTTCCCTGGCTGTGCAGCGTGGCCGAGCGCCCCGTGGGCGCTCAGTAAATGTGGTGTGGACCCTTTCCACGGGGTAACGCCTTCCGGGAGCCTTGCTTTCTTGTGGTGGAACATGTCTTCAATCTCAGTggtcgggaggcaaaggcaggcagtcTAAAAGGTGATCCCAGGACAGCCGGGGCGACAGGGAGGCCTTGTCTCCACAAGGACCGGGAGGGGCGGAGGAGCTAGCTTCCGGGGCTTGGCCGTGGGGCATTTGGGCACTTGGGTGGTCTCTGGGCTTAGAGCAGCTCTTCCTTTATGGCTCCTTAGCCCCCCAGGGACCCGTGTCTCGTTTGAGACCCTGAAAGACACCGCAGACTTGACACCttctatttaacttttatttgccaACGATGAGGTCAGACACGGGGCTGTGGATGGTTCTGGGACAGGGAAGGGACAGATGGTCGGTGGCTGTGGCCCGAGCGCTGTCCACCCTTGTCCTGCTCTTTGCAAAGCGAAGGAAGGAGACAGCTCTTCCACTGGGAGCAGACAAGGCTGAGCCGGGGACCCTCACGTCACCCGTGCAGTGGCCCCCCTGGGGCAGGTCCTATTCCATCCTGGGAGCGGGGTCTTAGGGTTCCCCTTCTGTCCCTAGACTCAGGCATCTCTGGCTCCCCAGCCCTCAGGGTGCTGTGCACTCGTGGTCGTGAGCATTGGGGTGTCTAGCCTGGGGTAGGTGGGCCTTCCTCAAGCAGAGAGGGGTCTCCCGAAAGCCCTGGCCAGCAGGGCCAGTACTTTGGCCCGGGACTGGTAGCCGGAGTGGCCACTGGAGGTGGCAGGCCTTGGAGGAGGCCTGGAGCTCGCCCAGCGTGAGGGACAGGGAACAGGCAGTGTAGTCGCTGGCCAGGCCGCCCCAGGAGGCTCTCAGGAGGGTCACCGCTGCCCTGTTCCCTTGGTCACTGGCTGCTGTGTGTAGGTGTGGACCAGGATGAAGGGGGGACGGTGACTCTCTGCAGAGGGGCGGGATGGAAACGGGGGGGGGCGGGGTGAGGCTGCAGCTCGTGGGCGAGCAGTGCCCACCCGCCCATCCCGGGCCGCTGCGCCTCCTCCCCCCACAAGTGACCATGCGCTGCGGCCACTCACCCTGGCACAGCCCCTCTGTGTCCCTCTGCACACACGTGCGGCTGGTCACCTGGGAGCCGTAGGGCCGCGCCGTCATGTCCTCGGCCGTCCCGTACAGCAGCAGCGTATAGTAGTACAGAGTTCCTGGGCAGGGGTCGCGGTGGGCACCAAGGTGGCCTGCCAGGCTCTGTAGCCAGCCTCAGCGGCCCCCAACCAGGGCCCCAGATCAACCCGGCCTGGCTGCTACACACCCACTTGTGCCAGCGGCTGGAGTACTGTGTGCTGGTGCCCACACCTCCTCACGTCCCCCCGGGGAGGTAACACCTCGTTGTCTACCACTGCTGGGACCACTCCCATGCCGCTCCCGGGTTGCTGCTCGCCTACTGTGTGCCACTGGCCAgactccccctccttccctcagggAACTGCACCTACTGTGTACCGCTGGCCAgactccccctcctcccctcagggaactGCACCTACTGTGTGCCGCTGGCCAgactcccctccttccctcagggAACTGCACCTACTGTGTGCCGCCACCGCCGCCGTTTTTCAGACACACCCACCCCCAAGCCGCTCCCTTCAGGTAACCATATACCTAATCTGCACCAATGGCCAGATCCCCACTCCCCCCATGTTGCtacacctactatgtgccagtaGACAGACCTCCCTCACACTCTGCCTGTAACTGCATACCTACTATGCACTGGCGGCTGGGACCCGCCCATCCTCCAG
Proteins encoded in this window:
- the Apc2 gene encoding adenomatous polyposis coli protein 2 isoform X6, with the protein product MQMDLIRQQLEFEAQHIRSLMEERFGTSDEMVQRAQIRASRLEQIDKELLEAQDRVQQREPQALLAVKPVTVEEDQEAEVPTHPEDGAPQPGNSKVEVVFWLLSMLATRDQEDTARTLLAMSSSPESCVAMRRSGCLPLLLQILHGTEAGVGVRTGTPGAPGAKDARMRANAALHNIVFSQPDQGLARKEMRVLHVLEQIRAYCETCWDWLQARDSGADGGTGGTPVPIEPQICQATCAVMKLSFDEEYRRAMNELGGLQAVAELLQVDYEMHKMTRDPLNLALRRYAGMTLTNLTFGDVANKATLCARRGCMEAIVAQLGSESEELHQVVSSILRNLSWRADLNSKKVLREVGSMTALMECVLRANKESTLKSVLSALWNLSAHSTENKAAICQVDGALGFLVSTLTYRCQGNSLAVIESGGGILRNVSSLIATREDYRQVLRDHNCLQTLLQHLTSHSLTIVSNACGTLWNLSARSPRDQELLWDLGAVGMLRNLVHSKHKMIAMGSAAALRNLLAHRPAKYQAAAAAVSPGSCVPSLYVRKQRALEAELDARHLAHALGHLEKQGLPEAEAATKKAPPPLRHLDGLVQDYASDSGCFDDDDAPSLAAAATTAEPGSPAVLSMFLGGPFLQGQALARAPAARQGGLEAEKEAVGGEAAVAAKAKAKLALAVARIDRLVEDISALHTSSDDSFSLSSGDPGQEAPAPREGRAQSCSPCRGTEGGRREAGGRAHPLLRLKAAHTSLSNDSLNSGSTSDGYCPREHMRPCPLAALAEHHDDPMRGQARPSRLDLDLPGRSEPPARDTAAARVRTIKLSPTYQHVPLLDGAAATGVRPLAGPGASPGARKQAWLPADSLSKVPEKLVAPPLPVASRVLQKLVAQDGPLSLSRCSSLSSLSSAGHAGPSQAGNLEDSDSSLEGLEEAGPGEAELDGAWRASGSTSLPVSIPAPCRGRSRGLGVEDATPSSSSENCVQETPLVLSRCSSVSSLGSFESRSIASSIPSDPCSGLGSGTVSPSELPDSPGQTMPPSRSKTPPAPPGQPETSQFSLQWESYVKRFLDIADCRERCQPPSELDAGSVRFTVEKPDENFSCASSLSALALHELYVQKDVELRLRPPACPERAAGGSGHRRRDEAGGRLDGPAPTGPRARSAAEKELEALRECLGAAVPARLHKVASALVPGRRALPVPVYMLVPAPAPEEDGGTDSAEGTPVNFSSAASLSDETLQGPSRDKPGGPADRQKPTGRAAPSRQARGHRAKAAGAGKSAEPARGAGRNRAGLELPLSRPQSAPSNRDGACQPRSRGDGALQSLCLTTPTEEAVYCFYDSEEEPPAAAPPPRRASAIPRALKREKAAGRKEAPARAAQPAVAPARAQPRLIVDETPPCYSLTSSASSLSEPEASEQPAGHPRAGRAQAAARAPGLGSKQNSSPSPRAEEKLLQRCISSALPRRRTQVPGSRRRKPRAARSDVRPAEVPRKCREEVPGSDPASDLDSVEWQAIQEGANSIVTWLHQAAAKTSLEASSESDSLLSLVSGLSAGSTLPSSKPRRGRKPATEAGSAWRPEKRGPASTKVGGSARLPGGPEKARGTQKTAAGEPAMLRGRTVIYAASPASRAQARGLSGPCTAPKKTGASGAAPPETATKAPSPAQQRSRSLHRPGKISELAALSHPPRSATPPARLAKAPSSSSSQSSPASQPLPRRSPLATPTAGPLPGPGGSPAPKSPARALLAKQHKTQKSPVRIPFMQRPARRGPPALAMPSPEPGPRGRAGAEGASGARGGRLGLVRVASARSSGSESSDRSGFRRQLTFIKESPGLLRRRRSELASPASAASPASPAPAASPRRGRPALPAVFLCSSRCEELRASPRRPPGPQRSPQAKPGLAAPRAPRRTSSESPSRLPVRAAPARPETVKRYASLPHISVGRGPDGTAPAPGGRPGAPRRGSDGEARPLPRVAAPGTTWRRIRDEDVPHILRSTLPATALPLRSPSPQDGPAGAPPRKTSDAVVQTEDVAAPKTNSSTSPSLESRDPPQAPAGGPAAPPGSDVDGPAVAKPPASAPFSHEGLSVVAGGFPTSRHGSPSRAARVPPFNYVPSPMAVATPASDSAVEKAPVTSPASLQE